The proteins below come from a single Papaver somniferum cultivar HN1 chromosome 11, ASM357369v1, whole genome shotgun sequence genomic window:
- the LOC113322192 gene encoding E3 ubiquitin-protein ligase BRE1-like 2 — MENSDAEEPDKKRRHIDSVASAMAWSSPTSPDERTIDAAALQCENQKLIQQLDSHKHELHALEGKFKNLKEKQTSYDDKLIIVNRHWNQLVDDLVLLGVRAGRIHDGLKALDHTEQTKGSAASCPSEDKFLYILLESGPTEHSGGNGITKYVQEALSVRRSSTMSLMKYLEDTINYQRAQTEALELSLSGSLSEEDAIIQQHKLDDLMREEIKTLSEAIDILNLKHEEYADEIQTYITSHSTDQLEIKRIAGELDESLAEVEESRRKLINMKIQTSGSSGLHVPVMLTGNGSASPEQSSDKTLGLKELKSRIEEVKELAATRLSELQEAQEDNITLSKQLQDLENELKNDKFVLLSRPYHLLNDLLVHCNAEVDRYKGLIDSFQSDRNYMSRREKELSAKAESADATRTAVSKSETKIEELQIQLQKCIIERNDIEIKLEEAEQDSGKKDIKDEFRVMASALSKEMDMMEAQLNRWKDTAHEALSLREEAYSLKALLSAKTAEHESLSESCAEQMAEIKSLKALIENLQKEKQELQIFLDMHGQECFDKRDLLEIKESERRARAQAEVLKNALDEHSLELRVKAANEAESACQQRLSVAESEILDLRAKLDVSEREVLELTEAIKIKDSEAEAYIAEIETIGQAYEDMQTQHQHLVQQVAERDDYNIKLVSESVKLKQAQSFLLYEKQALAKKLQQVHASVESSKQKISRSDDQMKSYLTEAGKACSEHRHLITTVDTSKWELADAEKELKWLRGAISSSEKEFEQNQRKVTELQRDLDRERIQRKKLDEDLREVNNKVSEMSLERREAAIQILQDEIKDCKAILKCGVCSDRPKEVVITKCYHLFCNTCIQKNLEIRHRKCPACGTAFGQSDVRFVHI, encoded by the exons ATGGAGAACTCTGACGCTGAAGAGCCTGATAAGAAAAGGCGTCATATTGACTCTGTTGCATCCGCCATGGCTTGGAGCTCACCTACTTCACCTGATGAAAGAACC ATTGATGCAGCCGCTCTTCAATGTGAGAATCAGAAGCTCATACAGCAGTTAGATTCCCACAAACACGAGTTGCATGCTCTAGAAGGGAAATTCAAAAATTTAAAAGAGAAGCAAACATCTTATGATGATAAATTGATTATAGTTAACAGACATTGGAATCAG TTAGTTGACGATTTAGTTTTGCTTGGAGTTCGAGCTGGTCGTATTCATGATGGTTTAAAAGCTTTAGATCACACAGAACAAACGAAAG GTTCAGCTGCATCATGTCCTTCAGAGGATAAATTTCTTTATATACTTCTAGAATCAGGCCCAACTGAACATAGTGGAGGTAATGGAATTACAAAATATGTCCAAGAAGCACTTTCCGTACGGCGTTCATCTACTATGAGTTTGATGAAGTACCTAGAAGATACTATTAATTATCAGAGAGCTCAAACAGAGGCTTTAGAATTATCCCTATCTGGAAGCCTTTCTGAAGAAG ATGCTATTATCCAGCAGCATAAGCTTGATGATTTAATGAGAGAAGAGATCAAAACACTGAGTGAGGCAATTGACATTCTCAACTTGAAGCATGAAGAGTACGCAGATGAGATACAAACATATATTACAAGTCATTCGACGGATCAGTTGGAAATAAAACGCATTGCAG GCGAGCTGGATGAAAGCTTGGCAGAAGTTGAGGAGAGTAGAAGGAAGTTAATCAATATGAAAATTCAAACTAGTGGTTCATCTGGATTGCATGTTCCGGTCATGCTAACTGGAAATGGAAGTGCGTCACCTGAACAGTCTTCAGATAAGACTCTAGGGCTCAAAGAATTGAAATCGAGAATTGAGGAAGTTAAG GAGCTTGCAGCTACCCGTCTTTCAGAGCTCCAGGAGGCACAAGAAGATAATATAACACTGTCCAAACAATTGCAAGATCTTGAG AATGAACTGAAGAATGACAAATTCGTACTTTTATCTAGACCGTACCATTTATTGAATGATCTGCTCGTACACTGTAATGCTGAAGTGGATCGCTACAAAGGATTAATAGATTCATTCCAG TCTGACAGGAATTATATGTCGCGAAGAGAGAAAGAATTAAGTGCAAAAGCAGAGTCGGCTGATGCTACAAGAACTGCAGTTAGCAAATCTGAGACCAAGATTGAAGAGTTACAGATTCAGCTGCAGAAGTGTATTATAGAAAGAAATGATATTGAAATAAAATTGGAAGAAGCTGAACAGGATTCAG GTAAAAAGGACATAAAAGACGAGTTTCGGGTAATGGCATCTGCTTTGTCCAAAGAAATGGATATGATGGAAGCCCAGTTGAACAGGTGGAAGGACACAGCTCATGAAGCTCTATCTCTCCGTGAAGAAGCATATTCACTGAAAGCTTTACTGAGTGCAAAG ACGGCTGAACACGAGAGCTTATCAGAAAGCTGTGCCGAACAAATGGCAGAGATCAAGTCCCTTAAAGCATTG ATTGAGAATTTGCAGAAGGAGAAACAGGAATTGCAGATCTTCTTGGATATGCATGGACAGGAATGTTTTGACAAAAg AGACCTGCTGGAAATAAAAGAATCAGAACGTCGAGCTCGTGCGCAAGCTGAAGTCTTGAAGAATGCTCTAGATGAACATAGTCTAGAACTACGGGTGAAAGCTGCAAATGAAGCCGAGTCTGCTTGCCAGCAAAGGTTGTCTGTTGCCGAATCTGAGATTTTAGATTTAAGAGCTAAACTGGATGTTTCCGAAAG AGAGGTTTTGGAACTTACAGAGGCCATAAAAATTAAGGACAGTGAAGCAGAAGCTTATATTGCTGAAATTGAG ACCATTGGTCAAGCATATGAAGATATGCAAACACAGCACCAACATTTGGTGCAGCAGGTCGCTGAAAGAGATGATTACAATATCAAG CTTGTTTCTGAGAGTGTGAAGCTGAAGCAAGCGCaaagttttcttctttatgagaaGCAAGCATTAGCAAAGAAACTCCAGCAGGTTCATGCATCAGTAGAATCATCCAAACAGAAGATATCCCGTAGTGACGATCAG ATGAAATCCTATCTGACTGAAGCTGGAAAAGCTTGTTCAGAACACAGACACCTTATCACTACCGTAGATACTTCAAAATGGGAATTGGCAGATgctgaaaaagaattaaagtgGCTGAGGGGTGCCATTTCCTCATCAGAAAAGGAATTTGAGCAAAACCAACGGAAGGTGACAGAGCTCCAGAGAGATTTGGACAGGGAAAG GATTCAGAGGAAGAAACTTGATGAAGACCTGCGTGAGGTCAATAATAAGGTTTCAGAGATGAGCTTGGAGAGAAGAGAGGCTGCAATACAGATACTCCAAGATGAGATCAAGGATTGCAAGGCGATTCTCAAGTGTGGTGTATGTTCTGATCGGCCAAAGGAG GTTGTAATCACGAAATGCTACCACcttttctgtaatacttgtatccaGAAAAACCTAGAGATTCGCCACCGGAAATGTCCTGCATGTGGAACTGCATTTGGCCAAAGTGACGTTCGATTTGTACATATTTAA